One Telluria mixta DNA window includes the following coding sequences:
- a CDS encoding glycoside hydrolase family 3 C-terminal domain-containing protein: MQTNILRAIALGAALCAGGAHAATYPFQDPNLAPQQRIANILALMTPDEKIDALSTDSGVPRLGIPSFGGTEGIHGVVQRGESKRQRQPIPTTQFPQPPGMGASWDPELVRQAGAVQSTEARYITQSAQYRHPMLMQWGPQSDLARDPRWGRSEEVYGEDAFLVGTMATAFTRGIQGDDPKYWRGAALLKHFLANSNENGRGNSTSDFDDRQFHEYYAAPFRMAFEEGGARALMASYNAWNGTPMGVHPVLRSLVIGKWDADVVSSDGGAIGNLVKLYKRYPDQKAAAVAGLKAGINQYLDKYQDELRAALKEGTITVADLDDAVARKLRTTIKLGLIDPPAGNPYAAIKDGPAPWDSAAHKAVSLKMALESIVLMKNDGRALPLAKTGVKRIAVIGPHADSVHWDWYGGIAPYTVTALAGIKAAVGPDVKVNYAADNANDAAVKAARDADVAIVVVGNDPTCGPNMAHDWTDAGTKPCADPGDGREGRDRETLALAQEGLVKQVLAANPRTVMVLVSSFPYTINWAKEHVPAIVQMAHSSQDQGTALAQVLFGDYNPGGKLVATWPATEAQLPPMMDYDIRHGRTYMYFKGQPLFPFGHGLSYTTFRYGKLRTSAPALAANGTVDVDVDVTNTGKVAGDSVVELYAAWPKSQAERPRQALVGFQRVNLKPGETRTVRIPLAARRLAYWNTQAGRFDVEAVPVKLMVGESSADIRLTTTLPVKR, translated from the coding sequence ATGCAGACGAACATCCTCCGCGCCATCGCGCTCGGCGCCGCACTGTGCGCCGGCGGCGCGCACGCGGCCACCTATCCGTTCCAGGATCCGAACCTGGCCCCGCAACAACGCATCGCCAACATCCTGGCGCTGATGACTCCCGACGAAAAAATCGACGCGCTGTCGACGGATTCCGGCGTGCCGCGCCTCGGCATCCCCAGCTTCGGCGGTACGGAAGGCATCCACGGCGTGGTGCAGCGCGGCGAGTCGAAGCGCCAGCGCCAGCCCATCCCGACGACGCAGTTCCCCCAGCCGCCCGGCATGGGCGCGAGCTGGGACCCGGAGCTCGTGCGCCAGGCCGGCGCCGTGCAGTCGACGGAAGCCCGCTACATCACGCAGAGCGCGCAGTACAGGCATCCGATGCTGATGCAATGGGGGCCGCAGTCGGACCTCGCGCGCGATCCGCGCTGGGGCCGGAGCGAAGAGGTGTATGGCGAAGATGCGTTCCTCGTCGGAACGATGGCGACTGCCTTTACGCGCGGGATCCAGGGCGACGATCCGAAGTACTGGCGCGGCGCTGCACTCCTGAAGCACTTCCTCGCCAACAGCAACGAGAACGGGCGCGGCAACTCGACGTCCGATTTCGACGACCGCCAGTTCCACGAATACTATGCGGCGCCGTTCCGCATGGCCTTCGAGGAGGGCGGGGCACGCGCCCTGATGGCGTCGTACAACGCGTGGAACGGCACGCCGATGGGGGTGCATCCGGTGCTGCGCAGCCTCGTGATCGGGAAGTGGGACGCGGACGTGGTTTCCAGCGACGGCGGCGCCATCGGCAACCTGGTAAAACTGTATAAACGGTATCCGGACCAGAAGGCCGCAGCCGTCGCGGGACTGAAGGCGGGCATCAACCAGTACCTCGACAAATACCAGGACGAGCTGCGCGCGGCGCTGAAGGAGGGCACCATCACGGTGGCCGATCTCGACGATGCCGTCGCGCGCAAGTTGCGCACGACGATCAAACTGGGCCTCATCGATCCGCCGGCCGGCAATCCGTACGCCGCGATCAAGGATGGCCCGGCCCCGTGGGACAGCGCCGCGCACAAGGCAGTGTCGCTGAAGATGGCGCTGGAATCCATCGTGCTGATGAAGAACGACGGCCGTGCGCTGCCGCTCGCGAAGACGGGCGTCAAGCGCATCGCCGTGATCGGACCGCATGCGGACAGCGTGCACTGGGACTGGTATGGCGGCATCGCGCCGTACACGGTGACGGCGCTGGCCGGCATCAAGGCGGCCGTGGGCCCGGACGTGAAGGTGAACTATGCAGCGGACAACGCCAACGACGCGGCCGTGAAGGCGGCACGCGACGCGGACGTGGCCATCGTCGTGGTCGGCAACGACCCGACCTGCGGCCCGAACATGGCGCACGATTGGACCGACGCCGGCACGAAGCCGTGCGCCGACCCGGGCGACGGCCGCGAAGGCCGCGACCGCGAGACGCTGGCCCTGGCGCAGGAAGGCCTGGTCAAACAGGTGCTGGCGGCGAATCCGCGCACGGTGATGGTGCTCGTGTCGAGCTTCCCGTACACGATCAACTGGGCGAAGGAGCACGTGCCGGCGATCGTGCAGATGGCGCATTCGTCGCAGGACCAGGGCACGGCACTCGCGCAGGTGCTGTTCGGCGACTACAACCCGGGCGGCAAGCTCGTGGCGACGTGGCCGGCGACGGAAGCGCAGCTGCCGCCGATGATGGACTACGACATCCGCCACGGCCGCACGTACATGTACTTCAAGGGCCAGCCGCTGTTCCCGTTCGGGCACGGCCTGTCCTACACGACCTTCAGGTATGGGAAGCTGCGCACGAGCGCGCCGGCGCTGGCGGCGAACGGCACGGTCGATGTCGACGTGGACGTGACCAACACGGGCAAGGTGGCGGGCGACAGCGTCGTCGAGCTGTACGCGGCCTGGCCGAAGTCGCAGGCCGAGCGGCCGCGCCAGGCGCTGGTCGGCTTCCAGAGGGTCAACCTGAAACCGGGCGAGACGCGCACCGTGCGCATTCCGCTCGCGGCCCGGCGCCTCGCTTACTGGAACACGCAGGCGGGCCGCTTCGATGTCGAAGCCGTGCCCGTGAAGCTGATGGTCGGCGAGTCGTCAGCGGACATCAGGTTGACGACGACGCTTCCCGTGAAGCGCTGA
- a CDS encoding GMC family oxidoreductase N-terminal domain-containing protein: MSSDSTSFDAIVAGTGPGGASVARELARAGARVLMLEAGGAAPLAGTLAQMAGMAAVPGKGAFLHRDLSLLVRALTTGGTSTINFATAAPPPAAMFAKHGINLAPALAAWRAELPMAPLPDDLVGPMAARIAAGARAQSLAWRKLDKMIRPAACRTGCWRCVYGCPFGAKWSARELVDDACMHGARLVTDAHVTRVLVAEGRAVGVEARLGGRTEVFRAGLVVLAAGGIGSPRILRSSGLLDGAVPFFSDPVVAVMGTVDGIEGGGAEVPMAAGYYDPEGGISLADLTLPRPMYQAFAAQAGRVDRLFAHARTLTIMVKIRDAIRGDVGPRWVDKTLAPEDRRRFDAGIAQARGILEAAGAHHVFASHHFAAHPGGTVRIGQALDADLATATAGLYVCDASAIPEPWGLPPTLTLLCLGWRLGRHLARVSASREASSST; the protein is encoded by the coding sequence ATGTCTTCCGACTCCACTTCCTTCGACGCCATCGTGGCCGGCACCGGCCCCGGCGGCGCCAGCGTGGCGCGCGAGCTCGCGCGGGCCGGTGCGCGCGTGCTGATGCTGGAAGCGGGCGGCGCCGCGCCGCTCGCGGGCACCCTGGCGCAGATGGCCGGCATGGCCGCCGTGCCCGGCAAGGGTGCGTTCCTGCACCGCGACCTGTCGCTGCTCGTGCGTGCGCTGACCACCGGCGGCACGTCGACCATCAACTTCGCCACCGCCGCGCCGCCGCCGGCCGCCATGTTCGCAAAGCACGGCATCAACCTCGCACCGGCGCTGGCCGCCTGGCGCGCGGAATTGCCGATGGCGCCGCTGCCGGACGACCTCGTCGGCCCGATGGCCGCCCGCATCGCGGCGGGGGCCCGCGCGCAGAGCCTGGCATGGCGCAAGCTGGACAAGATGATCCGCCCTGCCGCGTGCCGCACGGGCTGCTGGCGCTGTGTCTACGGCTGTCCGTTCGGCGCGAAATGGTCGGCACGGGAACTGGTCGACGACGCCTGCATGCATGGCGCGCGGCTCGTCACGGATGCGCACGTGACGCGCGTGCTGGTGGCAGAAGGCCGCGCCGTCGGCGTCGAAGCGCGGCTCGGCGGACGAACGGAGGTGTTTCGGGCGGGCCTTGTCGTGCTGGCCGCGGGCGGCATCGGCAGCCCGCGCATCCTGAGATCATCCGGCCTGCTGGACGGGGCCGTCCCGTTCTTCAGCGACCCCGTCGTCGCCGTGATGGGCACGGTGGACGGCATCGAGGGCGGCGGTGCCGAAGTGCCGATGGCGGCGGGCTATTACGATCCGGAGGGAGGCATCAGCCTGGCCGACCTCACGCTGCCCCGCCCCATGTACCAGGCGTTCGCGGCGCAGGCGGGCCGGGTCGACCGGCTGTTCGCTCACGCCCGCACGCTGACGATCATGGTCAAGATCCGCGACGCCATCCGTGGCGACGTCGGCCCGCGCTGGGTCGACAAGACGCTGGCCCCGGAAGACCGGCGCCGCTTCGACGCCGGCATCGCGCAGGCGCGAGGCATCCTGGAAGCGGCCGGCGCGCATCACGTCTTCGCCAGCCACCACTTCGCCGCGCATCCCGGCGGCACGGTACGCATCGGCCAGGCGCTGGACGCGGACCTCGCGACCGCCACGGCCGGCCTGTACGTGTGCGACGCGTCCGCGATCCCCGAACCGTGGGGCCTGCCGCCGACCCTGACCCTGCTGTGCCTGGGCTGGCGGCTGGGCCGTCACCTGGCGCGGGTCAGCGCTTCACGGGAAGCGTCGTCGTCAACCTGA
- a CDS encoding Rrf2 family transcriptional regulator, translating into MKTDSKLSSILHLLLHMAHSDRPLTSEELAGFLHTNPVLVRRTLAGLRERGYVASGKGHGGGWVVTADLHRVTLRDVYEAVGSPNVFAIGNRVEQPGCLVEKVVNQSLGDALAEAQALLLARFAQVTLAELSGRFNAQYPKGGAHHAHPSE; encoded by the coding sequence ATGAAAACCGACAGCAAACTTTCATCGATCCTGCACCTGCTGCTGCACATGGCCCATAGCGACCGCCCGCTGACGTCGGAAGAACTGGCGGGCTTCCTGCACACGAATCCCGTGCTCGTGCGCCGCACGCTGGCGGGCCTGCGCGAACGGGGCTACGTGGCGTCGGGGAAGGGGCATGGCGGCGGCTGGGTCGTGACCGCCGACCTGCACCGCGTGACCTTGCGCGACGTGTACGAGGCGGTCGGGTCGCCGAACGTGTTCGCGATCGGCAACCGGGTCGAGCAGCCCGGCTGTCTCGTCGAAAAGGTCGTCAACCAGTCGCTCGGCGACGCGCTTGCGGAGGCGCAAGCGCTGCTCCTCGCGCGCTTCGCGCAGGTCACGCTGGCGGAACTGTCCGGGCGCTTCAACGCGCAGTATCCCAAAGGAGGAGCACATCATGCACACCCATCCGAATGA
- a CDS encoding NAD(P)/FAD-dependent oxidoreductase: MHTHPNESAFDVIVVGGSYAGLSAATQLARARRRVLVIDGGRRRNRHADRSHGFLTQDGAEAAAIAAQGRAQLRAYSSVAWANDTAVAAHPAGDGFDVTLPDGGSVRGRRLVLATGVADTLPPVEGLEARWGTSVFHCPYCHGYELDEGAIGVLAAGEASLHQALLLPDWGNVTLLLNGAFEPQKDQLAALAGRGVAVERTPVARIEGRADVVLQDGRRLPLAGLFVATRTHIASPLAQQLGCALENGPMGQYVATDAQKASSVPGVFCCGDMARPAGNVALAVADGALAGIAAHRSLIPELAVVA, encoded by the coding sequence ATGCACACCCATCCGAATGAGTCCGCATTCGACGTGATCGTCGTGGGCGGCAGCTATGCCGGCCTGTCGGCGGCCACGCAGCTCGCGCGGGCGCGCCGGCGCGTGCTCGTCATCGACGGCGGCCGGCGCCGCAACCGCCATGCCGACCGCTCGCACGGCTTTCTCACGCAGGACGGTGCGGAAGCGGCGGCCATCGCCGCGCAGGGCCGCGCCCAATTGCGCGCCTACTCCAGCGTGGCGTGGGCGAACGACACGGCGGTCGCCGCGCATCCTGCCGGCGACGGCTTCGACGTCACGCTGCCGGACGGCGGCAGCGTGCGCGGCCGCCGGCTCGTCCTCGCCACCGGCGTCGCCGACACGTTGCCGCCCGTGGAGGGCCTGGAAGCGCGCTGGGGCACGAGCGTGTTCCACTGTCCGTACTGCCATGGCTACGAGCTGGATGAAGGGGCCATCGGCGTGCTCGCCGCGGGCGAAGCGTCGCTGCACCAGGCGTTGCTGCTGCCGGATTGGGGCAATGTCACCTTACTGCTGAACGGCGCCTTCGAGCCGCAGAAGGATCAGCTGGCGGCGCTGGCCGGCCGCGGCGTGGCCGTCGAGCGCACGCCGGTCGCGCGCATCGAGGGCCGGGCCGATGTGGTCCTGCAGGACGGCCGCCGCCTGCCGCTGGCGGGCCTGTTCGTCGCCACGCGCACGCACATTGCCAGTCCGCTGGCGCAGCAGCTCGGCTGCGCGCTGGAGAACGGTCCGATGGGGCAGTACGTGGCGACGGACGCGCAGAAGGCGAGCAGCGTGCCCGGCGTGTTCTGCTGCGGCGACATGGCCCGGCCCGCCGGCAACGTGGCGCTCGCGGTCGCGGACGGCGCGCTGGCAGGCATCGCGGCGCACCGGTCGCTGATCCCTGAACTCGCCGTGGTGGCGTAG
- a CDS encoding GNAT family N-acetyltransferase — protein sequence MHVDIVRPDQHESLIDLLCELYRYYHEDAHDKAEVARADVREHLLHNLLAPESPLRLVVAADASGNVVGFAAIVLLYSLVDPTPAHRRQCMMKELFVRADSRGRGVGRALMAWIARDAAAQGCGRIDWHVKASNEAGIRFYAGLGAQRVADRLSYRLALRPAAPQDVMRFQPDRTAAFMRSHVDEPLLP from the coding sequence ATGCACGTAGACATCGTCCGTCCGGACCAGCACGAGTCGCTGATCGACCTGCTGTGCGAGCTGTATCGCTACTATCACGAGGATGCTCACGATAAGGCGGAGGTCGCGCGCGCCGACGTGCGCGAGCATCTGCTGCACAACCTGCTGGCGCCGGAGTCGCCGCTGCGGCTCGTCGTGGCGGCGGACGCGTCAGGTAACGTCGTCGGTTTCGCGGCCATCGTGCTGCTGTATTCGCTCGTCGACCCGACGCCGGCGCACCGTCGCCAGTGCATGATGAAGGAATTGTTCGTGCGCGCCGACAGCCGGGGCCGCGGTGTGGGCCGGGCCCTGATGGCGTGGATCGCGCGCGATGCGGCCGCGCAGGGCTGCGGCCGCATCGACTGGCACGTGAAGGCGTCCAACGAGGCCGGCATCCGTTTCTATGCCGGCCTCGGGGCGCAACGGGTCGCGGACAGGCTGAGCTACCGGCTCGCGTTGCGCCCGGCAGCGCCTCAGGACGTCATGCGGTTCCAGCCCGACCGCACGGCCGCCTTCATGCGTTCCCACGTGGACGAGCCGCTGCTGCCGTAG
- a CDS encoding YsnF/AvaK domain-containing protein, translating to MQHTLVAVFDNRSDAQNAMDELLASGFTRDNVYVSSADLSGTTTTTDTTLGTTHEEGVGASIKHFFENLFGSDNDEHATRYSTAVAGGQHVLTLTTSSEPEVERAADVIERFGPIDIDERHDLAGNAASLGTSAYQSQSSSTLAAGSMQSGTQAGNLSGSLSDSTLRSDSLQRDTAIDQTTGKAAIPVVQEEVRVGKRQVERGGVRVFSRLVETPVNETVSLREEHVSVERRPVDQPINPADVAALKDKTIELRETAEEAVVQKSARVVEEVVVGKEVSQRQEKIQDTVRHTEVEVQPLQGSALDDDTYYRNDWQTNYASLGGTYDDYAPAYRYGYDMRRDARYQGRNWDDVESDLRSDWDTRYGSSGSSTWERMKAAVRSGWNRMTS from the coding sequence ATGCAACATACTCTCGTAGCAGTGTTCGACAACCGCAGCGACGCCCAGAACGCGATGGACGAACTGCTGGCATCCGGCTTCACCCGCGACAACGTGTATGTCTCCAGCGCCGATCTGTCCGGCACCACGACGACGACCGACACGACGCTGGGCACGACCCACGAGGAAGGCGTCGGCGCCTCGATCAAGCACTTCTTCGAAAACCTGTTCGGCTCGGACAACGACGAACATGCAACCCGCTATTCCACCGCCGTCGCCGGCGGCCAGCACGTGCTGACCCTGACCACGTCGTCGGAGCCGGAAGTGGAACGCGCCGCGGACGTGATCGAGCGCTTCGGCCCCATCGACATCGACGAACGCCACGACCTGGCGGGCAATGCCGCCTCGCTGGGCACGAGTGCCTACCAATCGCAGTCGTCGTCGACGCTGGCCGCCGGCTCGATGCAGTCGGGCACGCAGGCGGGCAATCTGTCGGGCAGCCTGTCCGACTCGACGCTGCGCTCGGACTCGCTGCAGCGCGACACCGCGATCGACCAGACGACCGGCAAGGCCGCGATCCCGGTCGTGCAGGAAGAGGTCCGCGTCGGCAAGCGCCAGGTTGAACGGGGCGGCGTGCGCGTGTTCTCGCGCCTGGTCGAGACGCCCGTGAACGAGACGGTGTCGCTGCGCGAGGAGCACGTCAGCGTGGAACGCCGTCCGGTCGACCAGCCGATCAACCCGGCCGACGTCGCCGCGCTGAAGGACAAGACGATCGAGCTGCGTGAAACGGCCGAGGAAGCTGTCGTGCAGAAATCCGCGCGCGTCGTGGAGGAAGTCGTCGTCGGCAAGGAAGTCAGCCAGCGCCAGGAAAAGATCCAGGACACGGTGCGCCACACGGAAGTGGAAGTCCAGCCGCTGCAGGGCAGCGCGCTCGACGACGACACCTACTACCGCAACGACTGGCAGACGAATTACGCCAGCCTGGGCGGCACGTACGACGACTACGCGCCGGCCTACCGCTACGGCTACGACATGCGGCGCGACGCCCGCTACCAGGGCCGCAACTGGGACGACGTGGAATCCGACCTGCGCAGCGACTGGGATACCCGCTACGGCAGCAGCGGCTCGTCCACGTGGGAACGCATGAAGGCGGCCGTGCGGTCGGGCTGGAACCGCATGACGTCCTGA
- a CDS encoding YsnF/AvaK domain-containing protein, with protein sequence MSVDSSQLSQEKQELARVPVVQEEAWVEKRIVDTGRGVRIHKTVAEHPCQIDESLLRDEVQVSHVPVDRIVPLDQAPATRYEGDTLVVPILEEVLVVERRLRIKEELHITRTRHEERHAETVLLKSEHVSVERFDERGDTSST encoded by the coding sequence GTGTCTGTTGACTCATCCCAACTCAGTCAGGAAAAGCAGGAACTCGCGAGGGTGCCTGTCGTCCAGGAAGAGGCGTGGGTCGAGAAACGGATCGTCGACACGGGCCGCGGCGTACGCATCCACAAGACCGTCGCCGAACACCCTTGCCAGATCGACGAAAGTCTTCTGCGCGACGAGGTGCAGGTCAGCCATGTACCGGTGGACCGCATCGTCCCACTGGACCAGGCGCCCGCCACCCGTTACGAGGGTGACACGCTCGTGGTACCGATCCTTGAGGAAGTGCTTGTCGTCGAACGGCGCCTGCGCATCAAGGAGGAACTGCACATCACGCGTACCCGCCACGAGGAGCGCCACGCCGAGACTGTTCTGCTCAAGTCCGAGCATGTCAGCGTGGAGCGCTTCGACGAGCGCGGCGACACCTCATCCACATGA
- a CDS encoding glycoside hydrolase family 43 protein, whose amino-acid sequence MKRRTLLATFVAALGLAALGGCASVKPTQSSKAYVFAYFIDNGQDGLHLAGSTDGYRWEALNGGRSYLQPTIGKAQLMRDPCIVRGPDGIYHMVWTSGWNETGIGYASSPDLVHWSAQRELPVMAHEPTTLNAWAPEIAWDDKRGEYLIFWSSTIPGRFAHSEAAGDDAGANKYNHRIYATTTRDFLTFTPTQLFYDPGFSVIDATFLRTNRGDWLLVKDETRHPPRKYLQLARAAGLQGPFEPLGAPISPAGLWTEGPTALQVGEQDVIVYYDAYTTKHYGALRSRDLVHWEDVTARMHFPDEGTARRMRHGTALQLPADLLERLRRP is encoded by the coding sequence ATGAAACGCCGCACTTTACTTGCCACCTTCGTCGCGGCGCTTGGCCTGGCCGCACTGGGCGGCTGCGCAAGCGTGAAGCCGACACAGTCCAGCAAGGCCTACGTGTTCGCCTACTTCATCGACAACGGCCAGGACGGCCTGCACCTTGCCGGCAGCACCGACGGCTACCGCTGGGAAGCGCTGAACGGCGGCCGCAGCTACCTCCAGCCGACAATCGGCAAGGCGCAGCTGATGCGCGACCCGTGCATCGTGCGCGGGCCCGACGGCATCTACCACATGGTGTGGACGAGCGGCTGGAACGAGACGGGCATCGGCTACGCGTCGTCGCCGGACCTCGTCCACTGGTCGGCGCAGCGCGAACTGCCCGTGATGGCGCACGAACCGACGACCCTGAACGCGTGGGCGCCCGAGATCGCGTGGGACGACAAGCGCGGTGAATACCTGATTTTCTGGTCGTCGACCATCCCGGGCCGCTTCGCGCACTCCGAAGCGGCCGGCGACGATGCCGGGGCCAACAAGTACAACCACCGCATCTACGCCACGACGACGCGCGACTTCCTCACGTTCACGCCCACGCAACTGTTCTACGATCCGGGCTTTTCCGTCATCGACGCGACGTTCCTGCGCACGAACCGCGGCGACTGGCTGCTCGTGAAGGACGAGACGCGCCACCCGCCGCGCAAATACCTGCAGCTCGCGCGCGCCGCCGGACTGCAGGGTCCGTTCGAACCGCTGGGTGCGCCGATCTCGCCGGCCGGCCTGTGGACCGAGGGACCGACGGCGCTGCAGGTAGGCGAACAGGACGTCATCGTGTACTACGACGCCTACACGACGAAGCATTACGGCGCGCTGCGTTCGCGCGATCTCGTGCATTGGGAAGACGTCACGGCCCGGATGCACTTCCCCGACGAAGGCACGGCGCGGCGCATGCGCCACGGAACGGCGCTGCAGTTGCCGGCTGACCTGCTGGAGCGCTTGCGCCGCCCGTAA
- a CDS encoding rhamnogalacturonan acetylesterase codes for MNLSIRGAISALLLAACAANGHAAEGWKFAFGPGKAPAGFTPVDAVYSTARGYGLEPGGRPDGVHPYYFSVDLPEGNYTVTVTLGDDKAATTTTVKSELRRLMLENVTTRPGETVTKTFTVNVRTPAIPTGGAVKLKAPRETVEEAWNWDPRLTLEINGAHPAVRTIAIAPAHVPTLYLLGDSTVCDQPAEPYNSWGQMLPRFFKPGIAVANHGESGETYRDSLARRRLDKIVSGMKPGDTLVMQFGHNDQKQIKDGKGGPFTTYKAEIKAHVDAVRAHGGLPVIVSSMERRGFDADGRVIPSLKDYAEAARQSAQELNVPFIDLNAMSKVFYEALGPEGSKAAFAEPAPGRLDNTHHDSYGSYELAKAVVLGLRQAHVPAADFIVDDFAFDPAHPDPVAAFAVPPSPHHTVARPLGDEEHK; via the coding sequence ATGAACCTATCGATCCGCGGGGCGATCAGCGCCCTGCTTCTTGCCGCCTGCGCGGCCAACGGCCATGCCGCGGAAGGCTGGAAATTCGCCTTCGGGCCGGGCAAGGCCCCGGCCGGCTTCACGCCCGTCGACGCGGTCTACAGCACCGCGCGCGGCTACGGGCTGGAGCCGGGCGGCCGCCCGGACGGCGTCCACCCTTATTATTTTTCCGTCGACCTCCCCGAAGGGAATTACACGGTGACCGTGACGCTGGGCGACGACAAGGCCGCCACGACGACGACGGTGAAATCCGAACTGCGCCGTCTGATGCTGGAAAACGTGACGACCAGACCGGGCGAGACCGTCACGAAGACCTTCACCGTCAACGTCCGCACGCCGGCCATCCCGACGGGCGGCGCCGTCAAACTGAAAGCGCCGCGCGAAACGGTCGAGGAAGCGTGGAACTGGGACCCGCGCCTGACGCTTGAAATCAACGGCGCGCACCCGGCCGTGCGGACGATCGCGATCGCGCCGGCGCACGTGCCGACGCTATACCTGCTGGGCGATTCGACCGTGTGCGACCAGCCGGCGGAGCCGTACAACAGCTGGGGCCAGATGCTGCCGCGCTTCTTCAAGCCCGGCATCGCCGTCGCCAACCACGGCGAATCGGGCGAGACCTACCGCGACTCGCTCGCGCGCCGGCGCCTGGACAAGATCGTGAGCGGCATGAAGCCGGGTGACACGCTCGTCATGCAGTTCGGCCACAACGACCAGAAACAGATCAAGGATGGCAAGGGCGGCCCGTTCACGACGTACAAGGCGGAGATCAAGGCCCACGTGGACGCCGTCCGCGCACACGGCGGCCTGCCCGTGATCGTGTCGTCGATGGAGCGGCGCGGCTTCGACGCCGATGGCCGCGTGATCCCGTCGCTGAAGGATTACGCCGAGGCCGCGCGCCAGTCCGCGCAGGAATTGAACGTGCCGTTCATCGACCTGAATGCCATGAGCAAGGTGTTCTACGAAGCGCTGGGACCGGAAGGCTCGAAGGCCGCGTTTGCGGAACCTGCGCCGGGCCGCCTGGACAACACGCACCACGACAGCTACGGCAGCTACGAGCTCGCGAAGGCCGTCGTGCTGGGCCTGCGCCAGGCGCACGTGCCTGCCGCGGATTTCATCGTCGACGACTTCGCATTCGATCCCGCGCATCCCGACCCGGTCGCGGCATTCGCCGTACCGCCGAGTCCCCACCATACCGTAGCGCGCCCGCTGGGCGACGAGGAGCACAAATGA
- a CDS encoding right-handed parallel beta-helix repeat-containing protein has translation MHRSLVIAAAFATAPASAATWYVAPTGSDTAAGSLAAPWQSFAHAQSMAQPGDTVVFRGGRYAFTKATTACASRRATVSAIVLDKGGTEGQPIRYWAYPGETPVFDFSGMKDDCRVKGIEVVADWIHLKGLEITGAPQQPDNRLNHESWGVWIDANHGVFEQLDLHHNMGPGLFIKDGGWNLVLNSDSHHNYDPYTSNGAGQSADGFGAHVSAGHPGNVFRGCRAWANTDDGFDLINAYSPVTIEYSWAWQHGYLPGTHTPLAAGNGNGIKAGGYGGKYVPNGVKHVVRFSVAFDNKVSGFYANHHPIALEFFGNTAFGNVIDYNMLGVAPDGGPVYLGTLRNNLAYPAGTALKVEGADSAANSWDLHLALKPSDFDSVAPTGWDAPRKPDGSLPDVSMFHPSAASAVIDRGVDVGLPWRGKAPDLGAFER, from the coding sequence ATGCATCGTTCCCTCGTCATTGCCGCTGCTTTCGCCACCGCGCCCGCCTCCGCCGCGACCTGGTACGTGGCCCCGACCGGCAGCGACACCGCGGCCGGCTCGCTGGCCGCGCCGTGGCAATCGTTCGCGCACGCACAGTCCATGGCGCAGCCGGGCGACACCGTGGTCTTCCGCGGCGGCCGCTACGCCTTCACGAAGGCGACGACGGCATGCGCGTCGCGCCGCGCGACCGTGTCCGCCATCGTCCTCGACAAGGGCGGTACCGAGGGTCAGCCCATCCGCTACTGGGCGTATCCGGGCGAGACGCCCGTGTTCGATTTCTCGGGCATGAAGGACGATTGCCGCGTCAAGGGCATCGAGGTCGTGGCCGACTGGATCCATCTGAAAGGCCTGGAGATCACGGGCGCGCCGCAGCAGCCGGACAACCGCCTGAACCACGAATCGTGGGGCGTGTGGATCGATGCGAACCACGGCGTGTTCGAGCAGCTGGACCTGCACCACAACATGGGACCGGGCCTGTTCATCAAGGACGGCGGCTGGAACCTCGTGCTGAACAGCGATTCGCACCATAACTACGATCCGTACACGTCGAACGGCGCCGGCCAGAGCGCGGACGGCTTCGGCGCCCACGTGAGCGCGGGCCATCCGGGCAACGTGTTCCGCGGCTGCCGCGCGTGGGCGAACACGGACGACGGCTTCGACCTGATCAACGCGTACTCGCCCGTGACCATCGAATACTCGTGGGCATGGCAGCACGGCTACCTGCCGGGCACGCACACGCCGCTCGCGGCGGGGAACGGCAACGGGATCAAGGCGGGCGGCTACGGCGGCAAATATGTACCCAACGGCGTGAAGCACGTCGTGCGCTTTTCCGTCGCCTTCGACAACAAGGTGTCGGGCTTTTATGCCAACCATCATCCCATCGCGCTGGAGTTCTTCGGCAACACCGCTTTTGGAAATGTTATCGATTACAATATGCTCGGCGTGGCCCCGGATGGCGGCCCCGTCTACCTGGGCACCCTGCGCAACAACCTCGCCTACCCGGCGGGTACGGCGCTGAAGGTGGAAGGCGCGGACAGCGCGGCCAACTCCTGGGATCTGCACCTTGCGTTGAAGCCGTCCGACTTCGACAGCGTGGCGCCCACCGGCTGGGACGCGCCGCGCAAGCCGGACGGCAGCCTGCCCGACGTATCCATGTTCCACCCGTCCGCCGCCAGCGCCGTCATCGACCGCGGCGTCGACGTGGGCCTGCCCTGGCGCGGCAAGGCACCGGACCTGGGCGCGTTCGAGCGCTGA